One window from the genome of Silene latifolia isolate original U9 population unplaced genomic scaffold, ASM4854445v1 scaffold_119, whole genome shotgun sequence encodes:
- the LOC141637512 gene encoding transcription initiation factor IIE subunit beta-like: protein MALQETLEKFRKQQEKCLSTLSSIASAKQASTKASHKTSSHKATPSNVPSSLSLRPPAPTGKFSDDTERLQIINSIRKSPVGAQIKRVIYLLLERREALTPQQINDACFVDVSANKAVFESLRNNPKVHYDGTHFSYKAKYEVKNKEQLLVLIRKFPEGMAVIDLKDAYPNVMEDLQTLKAERKVWLLSNIDSQEDIVYPNDPKVPIKVDDDLKQFFRSIELPRDMLDIEKDLQKNGMKPATNTAERRAAAQIQGMSSKSKPKKKKREINKRTKLTNAHLPELFQNITSESL, encoded by the exons ATGGCACTTCAAGAAACTTTAGAGAAATTCCGAAAACAGCAAGAAAAGTGTTTATCAACCCTTTCTAGCATCGCTTCTGCTAAACAAGCATCAACAAAGGCCTCTCATAAGACCTCCTCACATAAAGCAACTCCGTCAAATGTGCCATCTTCCTTGAGTTTGCGGCCTCCTGCTCCCACTGGCAAATTCTCAGATGATACAGAAAGGCTCCAGATTATTAACAGCATAAGGAAATCTCCCGTTGGAGCTCAAATAAAGCGTGTGATTTACCTGCTGCTAGAG AGGAGGGAAGCATTGACTCCACAGCAAATTAATGATGCTTGCTTTGTCGATGTGAGTGCAAATAAAGCTGTCTTTGAAAGTCTCCGGAACAACCCCAAGGTGCACTATGATGGAACTCATTTCTCTTACAAG GCAAAATATGAAGTCAAGAATAAAGAGCAGCTCCTCGTGCTAATACGGAAGTTCCCAGAGGGAATGGCAGTTATTGATCTAAAAGATGCTTATCCTAATGTGATGGAGGACTTGCAG ACTTTGAAAGCCGAGCGAAAAGTTTGGCTGCTTTCAAACATTGACTCGCAAGAGGATATCGTCTATCCCAATGACCCAAAGGTGCCCATAAAAGTGGATGACGATCTCAAACAGTTTTTCAGAAGCATTGAGCTTCCTCGTGATATGCTTGATATCGAGAAGGACCTTCAGAAGAATGGTATGAAACCCGCTACCAACACAGCTGAGAGAAGGGCTGCTGCACAGATTCAAGGCATGTCCTCCAAATCTAAACCGAAAAAGAAGAAGAGAGAGATTAACAAGAGGACTAAACTTACTAATGCTCATCTTCCGGAATTGTTCCAGAACATTACCTCAGAGTCTCTGTAG
- the LOC141637511 gene encoding anthranilate synthase alpha subunit 2, chloroplastic-like has translation MAAATLPWMSPSLRWSQSVQSGCTMLSTCLSYRPRFHPGRFAVSAVLCSSSQVNQSAKFVDASKHGNLTPLYQCIYADQLTPVLAYRCLVNEDDHETPSFLFESVEFEADTPTVGRYSVIGANPAMEIIAMENSVTIMNHLEGWRTQEHSDEPMMIAQRITEKFNPRQMDDLPEVFCGGWVGYFSYDTVRYGEKRLTFSNAPVDDRNLPDVYLGLYDDVLVFDHIEKKIYVIHWVQLDRFSSTEEAIENGMNRLQSLLSKVYDIVNPRLSAGSIECDGHKRRFKGEILSRDSSETYEKAIYTAKEHIMTGDIQQLSLSQRFERRTFSDPFEVYRTLSIANPSPFMAYLQVRGSVLVASSHETLTHVEPKRKIVNGTHNGRVNGAGRLEKGVLGKQVFNGVKHYNGQTVFADLAKTVRKVTDVGSTWWNTLQTALPPESVTGAPKIKAIELIDELEVNRRGLYGGGIGSISFSGNMDIALSPRTIVFPTGNNFDTLLSYKNPKNRREWVAHIQAGASIVADSDPRDVAQECQSEAHVVARAIDLAESSFLDKISYDS, from the exons ATGGCAGCTGCAACCTTGCCTTGGATGTCGCCATCTCTCCGATGGTCACAGTCGGTACAGTCTGGTTGTACAATGCTATCAACCTGTCTCAGTTACCGTCCACGTTTTCACCCTGGACGTTTTGCTGTTTCCGCTGTTCTCTGCTCTAGCTCACAAG TGAACCAATCAGCCAAGTTTGTGGACGCATCAAAACATGGGAACTTGACTCCGTTATATCAATGCATATATGCTGATCAGTTGACTCCTGTGCTTGCATATCGCTGCTTAGTGAATGAAGATGATCACGAAACTCCCAGTTTTCTGTTTGAGTCCGTTGAGTTTGAAGCGGATACTCCAACTGTT GGAAGATATAGTGTGATTGGAGCTAATCCTGCAATGGAGATCATAGCTATGGAGAATTCAGTGACGATAATGAATCATCTAGAAGGCTGGAGGACACAAGAGCATTCGGATGAACCAATGATGATTGCTCAAAGAATCACGGAAAAGTTTAATCCGCGACAAATGGATGATCTTCCCGAAGTGTTTTGTG GTGGATGGGTGGGATACTTTTCTTATGACACGGTACGTTATGGAGAGAAAAGGCTTACATTTTCAAATGCTCCGGTAGATGATAGGAACCTCCCAGATGTATACCTTGGTCTTTATGACGATGTCCTTGTGTTTGATCACATCGAAAAG AAAATATATGTGATTCACTGGGTTCAATTGGATCGATTTTCATCAACAGAGGAAGCAATAGAAAACGGAATGAACCGCCTACAGTCCTTGCTATCCAAGGTCTATGATATAGTCAA TCCACGGCTGTCTGCTGGTTCAATTGAATGCGATGGCCATAAACGACGTTTTAAAGGTGAGATTCTGAGCAGAGACAGTAGTGAAACGTATGAAAAAGCCATATACACTGCAAAGGAGCATATTATGACTGGTGACATACAACAGCTATCCTTAAGTCAGAGGTTTGAAAGGAGGACGTTTTCAGATCCATTTGAAGTTTATAGGACGTTAAGTATTGCGAATCCAAGTCCTTTCATGGCATATTTACAA GTTAGAGGGTCTGTTCTTGTTGCTTCAAGTCATGAAACCCTCACACATGTTGAGCCAAAG AGAAAAATTGTTAATGGAACTCATAATGGACGTGTAAACGGAGCGGGGAGACTAGAGAAGGGTGTGCTGGGAAAGCAGGTTTTCAATGGTGTAAAGCATTACAATGGGCAGACTGTGTTTGCCGATTTGGCGAAAACTGTTAGAAAG GTTACTGATGTAGGTTCAACCTGGTGGAATACTTTACAAACTGCATTACCTCCAGAATCAGTTACAGGCGCACCAAAG aTTAAAGCAATTGAATTAATAGATGAGCTCGAGGTAAACAGACGCGGCCTATATGGAGGAGGAATTGGCAGCATTTCATTTTCAGGAAACATGGACATTGCCCTTTCCCCAAGAACCATAGTGTTTCCGACTGGGAATAATTTTGACACTTTGTTATCCTACAAGAACCCAAAGAATCGACGAGAATGGGTCGCCCATATACAAGCTGGAGCATCCATCGTTGCAGATAGTGACCCGAGAGATGTAGCCCAAGAATGCCAGAGTGAGGCTCATGTGGTTGCTCGGGCCATTGACCTTGCTGAGTCTTCATTTCTTGATAAGATTTCTTATGATagttaa
- the LOC141637492 gene encoding putative NAD(P)H dehydrogenase (quinone) FQR1-like 3 codes for MSSVKVYIVYYSLHGHVETMAREVYRGASSVEGVEPSLWLIPETLPESVLHKMKAPEKPTDVAEIKAEQLVEADGFLFGFPSRFGMMPAQFLAFFASTDKICSSQSLAGKPAGIFWSTGFYGGGQENSAFTAITQLAHHGMLYVPLGYTFGERMFKMDEVKGGSSYGAGTFAGDGSRQPSELELELAFYQGKYLAEVTKKLKT; via the exons ATGTCTTCCGTTAAAGTCTACATAGT GTATTACTCTTTACATGGGCATGTTGAAACTATGGCTCGTGAAGTGTATAGAGGAGCTAGTTCTGTTGAAGGTGTTGAACCATCTTTGTGGCTG ATTCCTGAGACATTACCAGAAAGTGTACTGCACAAAATGAAAGCACCTGAAAAACCAACTGATGTTGCAGAAATTAAGGCAGAACAACTAGTAGAGGCAGATGGGTTTCTATTCGGGTTTCCGTCTCGATTTGGGATGATGCCTGCTCAATTTCTAGCCTTCTTTGCATCCACTGATAAGATATGTTCTTCTCAGTCACTGGCTGGTAAACCTGCAGGAATCTTCTGGAGTACCGGCTTCTATGGAGGCGGCCAGGAGAATTCCGC CTTTACCGCTATAACACAGTTGGCTCACCACGGAATGCTATATGTTCCGCTAGGATATACCTTTGGCGAAAGAATGTTTAAAATGGACGAGGTGAAAGGTGGATCTTCATACGGAGCTGGTACATTTGCAGGAGATGGTTCGCGACAACCAAGTGAACTGGAACTTGAGCTAGCATTTTACCAAGGCAAATATCTAGCTGAAGTTACAAAGAAGCTCAAGACCTAA
- the LOC141637494 gene encoding dehydrodolichyl diphosphate synthase 2-like, translating into MFTLQLSHTTPFPHPKSTLKTRSTTPLYIQINPAHPAPHPRLSQKLPLATTNAGAVAVEEQEQEEELPEGLQRDAMPRHVAVIMDGNVRWARQRGLPGGAGHEAGVRSLRKLVELCCRWGIKVLTVFAFSYDNWVRPKVEVEFLMSLFEKGIKSEIENFKREGIRISIIGDSSKLPTSLQKLISEAEETTKNNTRLQLIVAVSYSGKYDIIQACRNIAQKAKDGLVKVEEIDEELIEQELETNCTEYPYPDLLIRTSGELRVSNFLLWQLAYTELFFVRALWPDFGQDEFVEALSSFQQRSRRYGGRDFQVEDGKSSD; encoded by the exons ATGTTCACCTTACAACTCTCCCACACCACACCTTTCCCTCACCCAAAATCCACCCTCAAAACCCGGTCCACAACCCCACTCTACATACAAATAAACCCGGCTCACCCGGCCCcacacccaagactatcccaaaaacTTCCTCTAGCCACCACAAACGCAGGGGCCGTGGCGGTggaggagcaggagcaggaggagGAGTTGCCAGAAGGGCTACAACGAGACGCGATGCCACGCCACGTGGCGGTGATAATGGATGGGAATGTGAGGTGGGCCCGGCAACGAGGTTTGCCTGGAGGAGCAGGGCATGAAGCAGGGGTGAGGTCGTTAAGGAAGTTGGTTGAGTTGTGTTGTAGATGGGGTATTAAGGTTCTTACTGTTTTTGCCTTTTCTTATGATAATTGGGTTCGTCCTAAG GTGGAGGTCGAATTTCTAATGAGCTTATTCGAGAAAGGAATTAAATCCGAAATAGAAAACTTTAAAAG GGAAGGAATTCGGATATCAATAATCGGAGACTCGTCGAAACTTCCTACATCCTTACAGAAATTAATATCAGAAGCAGaagaaacaacaaagaacaacacAAGACTACAATTAATCGTAGCAGTAAGTTACAGCGGAAAATACGACATTATCCAAGCCTGCAGAAACATAGCACAAAAGGCGAAAGATGGTCTTGTAAAAGTCGAAGAAATTGACGAGGAATTAATCGAACAAGAACTCGAGACCAACTGTACAGAGTACCCTTACCCTGATTTGCTTATAAGAACAAGTGGTGAGCTTAGAGTTAGTAACTTCCTGTTATGGCAACTGGCTTATACTGAACTTTTTTTTGTACGCGCGCTTTGGCCTGATTTCGGCCAGGATGAGTTTGTCGAGGCATTGTCTTCGTTTCAACAGAGGAGTAGACGGTATGGTGGTCGTGATTTTCAGGTTGAAGACGGTAAATCAAGTGATTAG
- the LOC141637558 gene encoding protein DAMAGED DNA-BINDING 2-like: protein MPPRTRRAVSPKFIIEEEDDEDPQQSSSDDEELVEDEFEEEIVNEKEEEEEIVEEIKKKEKKPITISLANVCKVCKKRGHQAGFQGATYIDCPMKPCFLCKLPGHTTMFCPHRVAMEHGVIPAPRRSTQHSVNYIFERQLRPHVPAIKPEYLIPDQVTCGVIRYHSRRVTCLEFHPTNNNILLSGDKKGQLGVWDFDKVSEKTVYGNIHSCLLNSMRFSTVNDGAVFGASSDGTASYTDLETGISESLMDLNPDGWQGPNKWKMLYGLDIHSEKGLILVSDNFGFLYMLDARTKKQVGEAILIHKKGSKVVGLHCNPVQPDVLLSCGNDHYARLWDIRRLEAGSSFADLAHRRVVNSAYFSPHTGSKILTTAQDNRIRVWDSIYGNMESPSREIVHSHDFNRHLTGFRAEWDPKDTTESLAVIGRYISENYNGIALHPIDFIDVSTGQLVAEVLDPNITTITPVNKLHPKDDVLASGSSRSLFIWRPKDKSEAVQSDERRTIITCGKGDKKSKKKFGGDSDDSEDESFSAKKGKMSKTKSVASIKTKTR from the exons ATGCCTCCGAGAACAAGAAGGGCAGTTTCGCCAAAATTCATAATTGAAGAAGAAGACGATGAAGATCCTCAACAAAGCTCTTCAGATGATGAAGAATTAGTAGAAGATGAATTTGAAGAAGAAATTGTtaatgaaaaagaagaagaagaagagattgttgaagaaattaagaaaaaggagaaaaaaccAATTACAATTTCACTTGCAAATGTTTGTAAA GTGTGTAAGAAGCGGGGACATCAAGCGGGATTTCAAGGGGCTACTTACATTGATTGTCCTATGAAACCTTGTTTCCTATGTAAATTGCccg GCCATACAACAATGTTTTGTCCTCATCGAGTTGCTATGGAGCATGGTGTTATTCCAGCACCTCGAAGAAGCACTCAACATTCAGTGAATTATATCTTTGAACGCCAGCTAAGACCCCATGTTCCTGCT ATTAAGCCAGAATACCTGATCCCTGATCAAGTGACCTGTGGCGTTATCAGATATCATAGTAGACGAGTGACTTGTCTGGAGTTTCATCCCACAAATAACAATATTCTTTTATCCGGGGATAAG AAAGGACAACTTGGAGTTTGGGATTTTGATAAGGTATCTGAGAAGACTGTTTATGGGAATATTCACTCTTGCCTACTCAACAGTATGAG GTTTAGCACCGTTAATGATGGAGCTGTTTTTGGTGCATCATCTGATGGAACTGCTAGTTATACTGACTTAGAGACTGGTATTTCTGAGTCATTGATGGACCTCAATCCTGATGGCTGGCAG GGGCCAAACAAGTGGAAGATGCTGTATGGACTGGATATTCACTCAGAGAAAGGGCTAATTCTGGTTTCAGATAACTTTGGCTTTCTGTACAT GTTGGATGCACGTACCAAGAAACAAGTAGGCGAGGCTATCTTGATTCACAAAAAGGGTAGTAAGGTTGTTGGACTGCACTGTAATCCTGTCCAACCAGATGTTCTCCTGAGCTGTGGGAACGATCACTAT GCTCGTTTATGGGATATACGGCGGTTGGAAGCCGGGTCTTCATTTGCTGATCTTGCACATCGCCGTGTAGTGAATTCTGCGTATTTTTCCCCACATACAGGGAGCAAAATTCTAACTACTGCACAAGATAATCGTATTCGTGTTTGGGACTCAATCTATGGCAATATGGAGTCACCAAGCCGAGAAATTGTACACAGCCATGATTTCAACCGACATTTAACTGGTTTTCGGGCTGAATGGGATCCAAAG GATACCACAGAATCTCTGGCTGTCATTGGACGGTACATCAGTGAGAATTACAATGGCATTGCGCTCCATCCCATTGATTTTATAGATGTCAGCACAGGGCAGTTAGTTGCTGAGGTGCTTGACCCTAATATCACAACTATCACTCCTGTGAATAAGTTGCATCCTAAAGATGATGTTTTGGCATCTGGTAGTTCAAG GTCTCTGTTCATATGGAGGCCTAAGGATAAATCGGAGGCTGTGCAGAGTGATGAAAGGAGAACAATTATTACGTGTGGAAAGGGCgacaaaaaatcaaaaaagaagTTTGGGGGTGACAGTGATGATTCTGAAGACGAATCCTTCAGTGCTAAAAAGGGAAAGATGTCGAAGACAAAATCTGTTGCTTCCATAAAAACGAAAACTCGATGA
- the LOC141637508 gene encoding (S)-8-oxocitronellyl enol synthase CYC2-like translates to MALKKSNKNHKRSSTKRVAAIFGVTGLVGRELARQLSSKYSWKVYGIARRGEQQSSVQEKNGNYHFISCDLLDPVQTRKKLSLLEDVTHVYWVTWASQYPLDSPECCEQNRAMLSNALDAILPNARSLKHVSLQTGMKHYVSLRGLVEKGHTSIYDEECPRASTGNNFYYVQEDLLKERLGEYNVAWSVQRPGLITGCSTKTTYNFMGCLCIYASICKELNLPFVFGGSRECWEETCIDISDARLVAQQHVWASTNDGISSAEGQAFNALNGGCFTWEEIWDLIGKKFGLQVPENMFSDEFLYSTAMADKAGDWREIVKKRGLVETKMDDLANWVFLDMLFRCPLKLLGTRAKADQMGFRKRYTALESISYWIDEMRNEKLIP, encoded by the coding sequence ATGGCCCTgaaaaaatccaacaaaaatcacaaaCGATCTTCGACGAAGCGAGTGGCCGCCATTTTTGGCGTCACAGGGCTTGTCGGAAGAGAGCTTGCTCGACAATTGAGCTCTAAATACTCATGGAAGGTGTATGGTATAGCTAGAAGAGGGGAACAACAAAGTTCCGTCCAAGAAAAGAATGGCAATTACCATTTCATTTCTTGTGATCTTCTTGATCCTGTCCAAACCCGAAAAAAGTTGTCTTTATTGGAAGACGTGACCCATGTTTATTGGGTCACTTGGGCTAGCCAATACCCTCTTGATAGCCCGGAATGCTGTGAGCAAAACAGGGCTATGCTGTCAAATGCACTGGATGCAATCCTTCCGAATGCACGGTCTTTGAAGCATGTTTCGCTCCAGACGGGAATGAAGCATTATGTTTCATTACGAGGTTTGGTCGAAAAGGGACATACTTCAATCTATGATGAAGAATGTCCTAGAGCTTCTACAGGGAATAATTTCTATTATGTCCAAGAAGACTTGTTAAAGGAGAGGCTTGGAGAGTATAATGTAGCGTGGTCGGTCCAAAGGCCGGGATTAATTACAGGGTGTTCAACTAAGACGACGTATAATTTTATGGGTTGTCTTTGTATATATGCAAGTATATGCAAGGAACTGAATCTCCCTTTTGTGTTTGGAGGGTCAAGGGAGTGTTGGGAAGAGACTTGTATAGATATCTCAGACGCTCGATTAGTCGCCCAACAGCATGTATGGGCTTCTACAAATGACGGAATATCATCGGCTGAAGGTCAGGCCTTTAATGCCTTAAATGGGGGTTGCTTTACATGGGAGGAAATATGGGATTTGATAGGGAAGAAATTTGGGCTACAAGTTCCGGAAAATATGTTTTCAGACGAGTTTTTGTATTCCACGGCTATGGCGGATAAGGCCGGAGATTGGAGGGAGATTGTAAAGAAGAGAGGGTTGGTGGAGACGAAGATGGATGATTTGGCTAACTGggtgtttttggatatgttgtttaGGTGCCCATTGAAGCTACTGGGAACGCGAGCAAAAGCGGATCAAATGGGGTTCAGAAAGAGGTATACAGCACTAGAATCAATATCATATTGGATAGATGAAATGAGAAATGAGAAATTGATACCTTAG